In Cryptomeria japonica chromosome 1, Sugi_1.0, whole genome shotgun sequence, the sequence ttggaagctaccagtgcttgtctgagagcaaatcatctgcaactaggaatagtggagttaggacacaatgagacttaaatcatgaaggtaataatatggtttttattttaatattcatttcatgtagtttcattggttgagtttggatttcctataacatttcctttgtattttgtgaaactaatatgttgcaggtagtactctgatgatgaaattcaagtacacacacacacacacacacacacacacgatccTAAAATCTTCACATAAAATCATCCTTTCTCATTCTTGAAACATTTAAGGAGCAATTAATAATGAAATAGTTCAACTTGGTGTTTTAAGAGGAGTAACAAATTTACATATATTGATGTAGGGTCCTTGCTAACTTGTTTTCCAATATTTAACACACATTTTCAAAGGCTGAACTAAGTgaacatgtttccttgcaacaaaTATCGATCTTTCAAAGGTATTTTTAAATACCACTAGTCTCGTGTATAAAAAAAGAATAGAGTAGAGAAAATCTCAAATTGTATTAAGTGCTCAAACTCTTACCAAGAACACTTTAGGTATCTTTGATCTCATTCTTGGATAAATGTCTAACAATTCCCCCCCTAGCTCACTTGGAATAACTATGGACCTAGTCCTTCAAGGAAGCTTATCCACTCAAACTATTTCTACCTCTCTCCCTAATCTTCCTAGCATCCCCTCCCAAACATGCATCTTGGCGAGATTGGAACTTTTCAACCACTGTATAACCATATTTCCATCTTTATGAAAATTTCCCCAACTATCCCTTCACCTAACCCCAACTTTCTCCCCTTCAAACTTAATGTATCCCATTTCCAATAAAGTGATTACATAGATTCCTTAACAACCATCTAGAATAGTAAACCAAAACCTTTGGCACAAGGCTAGATTAATTGGCGGGAGCATGTTCTCATCTTGTACAatgttcctacaacaacaacataAAAGACTTGCTTGGAAATATAAGAGATAGGAAAGGTACCTTAAATATTAAGTGGAAAGAAGCAAGGGTCTTATTTTCCAATTCCCTCATGAATTTTTACTTGCAATAGTTAGTGGATCACACTAAACTCCATTAGCTAGCTATCTGCAATCGAAAATGGGCTCAAATTAGAGCTAGATTGAACTATATTTAAAATAGACTAAGGTACTAATTTATTTTTCTAACACTTGAGATACAATATTAAATAGGAGTACATCTCTTCCATCCATAACCATAATTTACCTCAAGCATGCCCTGATAAGATAGAATAAACTTTCTATGATCATTTCAACAAGCTCTTCATTGATGATTAATCAATAATCCTCTCATTTACATTTTGTAGGAAATTTTTGCGAAATTTATTACTAGGAAGACAGATAAGGACTATAGTAAATATATTGAACAACAACTTTCTAGATATATTGACTTTTCTTTGGCTTGGCTAGCCATTGAGAAGAGTCTAGGTGTTGATGACCTACCTACTAAGTTCTTTAAGGCTCTTTGGGCTTTGATCTATGGAGACTTATATCATGTTTATTAAAAGACAATATGTCATGACTTCCTATGGTCATCGATCAACCATGGTTTGGACAAGATTATTCCTAAATGTATGTTTCAAAGACACTGTGATCGATCACCCGTCCCTTACAAATCAAAGTCAAATATGGTACTCATCATCGACACTAACAACTCTAAAATCACAAATACTTAGTTTAACAAATACTATACCAACTACTCAAACATGCTAAACTATGGAATCCAACAAATAGCCTATACAAGAATGCCTATAAAGATTTTATTTCATTCCAATCCATTGAAACTAAAACAAAAACACACAAATCCCCAAACTAGGGTTGTTCTTGTTCTTGTAGTTGTGGGTCCCCCACCCACCTAACTTACACTACCTCTATTTGTGAAAACAACGTCCCTCAAAGTGGTAAGCACGTCGTGTTAAAATTACTCACGTGCGAACACAGCtttcaacaaacaaaacaaaatctaATCCTCTTAAAACACCGTCTTAACCGCAGTTAAATACGTCCACCGATTTTTACCTTAAAATTTCTGAACCTCTTTAACTGCGGTTAGGAAATAGTCGCTTTCTTGTCCAATGCGTCAGTCTTATTTAGAGTGCAGATACTTCACGTGACGTGGATCCATTTTTAGTTTCACTCTCTTTCTATCTCTTCACTCTATAAAAATACCCACCTGAGCAAAGATTAAATTTGTCTTGCAAATATGTGATTTGCTCTGCAAGGCCAGAGTCATAAATTTATTTCAACAAACACAGAAAATTCTGTGTTTTGTGTATGTTAATCTACTAGAAGTTGTCTGCCTTTCTTTTTTGCATCTGATTTTCCAGTTTTCTGTCAAGATGACGGTAACTCCTGGTATTTCTGTGGAGGATGGAAATTTAATGGTAATgggagaatgcatcctatctaatGTTCATGAGAATATCACGGTGATCCCTGCATCAGGGGTTGGGATGGTGAATGGTGCTTTCTTGGGTGCCACGTCGGACTTCAGCAAGAGCCACCATGTTTTCCCAATTGGCCAGCTTGAGTAAGTTTTCATTGCCATTGGTTTTGTTGAAAATATGTAATTCATATGAATGATATTTTATGGATGTGTTTTGAAGTTGAGATGGCTAATGGTGAATCTTTCGATCCGTGAATTGTTTTGGTTGATAAACACTGTTTGTTTTCAAGTTAGTTATGGAATGGTTTACTTTCTACCAACTTTTCACTGTTATAAGGGTTGGTTGTTTCCTGAGAATGGTGTCTTAGACCAAAATCTGGGTTCCGCCATGTTTCTGTTTTATTATTTGTGTGAGatagaaatgaattttttcttcatAAACTGGTAATATTCTGGAAAAAAGTTTCAAATTTAACAAGTATTTGTATTATAACCCTACAAGTCCATGTTTAAACGCCTCTTCGAggtcttcaattttttttctttattttttactataATGCTATCAAATTTATACAATCCATACGAATATTATTTGTAGTTTCTAAATTCGATTGTATATGAAATTTTTAATAATCAATGTTTCAGAACTCTGTGTGATCCAATACATTGATGGTTAAACATTTCATACTCAATCAAATTCAGAGACTACTATAACTTgaatttgctttttattttgcTTGTTTTGGTAGACACTGAAGCATTCTCTTCACATCCATACCAATGGTGCTCTGCTGATTTTGTGATAATGGGCTTTACAGCTCATTTTCACATAGTTGTAGCTGAATGCAACAATTCATAATGCATAATCCCGATCGTGGATTACCAAGTATGACCCCCCATAAGGGAAGCAACGATCCCTTATGCATATATCTGAGCATGGATTACCAAATATGACTCCTTATAAAGATGGATCATCAAGTGCGACTCAAAACTTTAATGATCTGATACTCTTTTACTACAATAAGTGTAGCGAGTTCTCAAAACTGAGAGAATTTCCAATTACGTTATTCAAAAATCTATATCTTGGGAATGTCACCATGTTTGGTCAGAGGGGCTCTCATATTTGTGAGTGCCCTGTTCCACTATTTCTCTGACTTATACTATAAAGTTTTTCAGTGCTTTGAGTCTTTTCATGTGAGATGTAGATGACACCAAGATAAAATGAGCGGCAACTCAGTGTTGCTTTTTAAGATTGCAGGGGGTATAAACTTGTTACATgtgaaaatgagaaaaaaaaaataacaatatacAAAAACAGAAAATTTGTGGTGTTTTCTTCCCAACAGTATGGACTAATTTGTAGCTACAATTTAGAGAATACTTGTTATTTTGAAACATTTCTTTGTTGTCCAAAATTCTAAGATGAATGTAAGAAATTTACTGTTATGTCTACATTTGCAGAGGCCTTCGTTTTATGGGTTTGTTCCGGTTCAAGCTTTGGTGGATGACACAGAGAATGGGCACATGCGGGAAAGATGTTCCATTTGAGACTCAGTTTTTGATAGTTGAGGGTAATGGGGGATCACCATTGAGCACGGATACCATCTATGTTGTTTTCTTGCCACTTTTGGAAGGAGCTTTCAGAGCAGTTTTGCAAGGAAATGAGAACAACGAACTCGAATTCTCTTTGGAAAGTGGTAAATGTCAGAagtttaggaaaaaaaaaaatcataaatgcaGCATTTACAGCAATTGTTTTCTAGGAGCAATGTTAGTTGCTAGTTTCTAACTTTTATTGATTTCATACTAAACCTAAAAAATTTCAGGAGACCCTGCTATCGAAACAACCCATGGAGTTCATTCAGTTTTTGTTGGGGCTGGAACTGATCCATATGAAGTGATTACAAGTGCAGTAAAGTAAATGCCCAAACTATATCTTTTATTTGTCCTATTCCTTTGTCTTGTATTATATATCAACATGACAAAATTACATCAATTATGTATACTGCAGGGCTGTGGAGAGACGTTCACAAACTTTTTGTCATCGTGAGAGAAAAAGGGTAATGTCGTTTGAAATTCTTGGGTTCTTTCAGAATGATGCCTGAATGTatcattttttacttttttgtgagtGCATTTGTAGCTTACAGATTTTTAATTAGTGATGAAgtatatttgtttatttttttgtttctctgTTATTTCATTCGTCTTTTCTTCTCTGTAATCTTATTCTTGAAATGTTTGGCTTGCAGTTGCCTGACATGCTAAACTGGTTTGGGTGGTGTACATGGGATGCATTTTATACAGACGTCACAGCTGAGGGTGTAAAACAAGGCCTGGAAAGGTACATTGTCTGTAAAACCTATCATGCTACACACACTTCTTTCTCACTTTCTCAAGTATTGTGTAATTCTCAGGTTATTCTTTGCAATAATAATTTATTGTCACTGATCAACATTGTATATTACCCCTTCCAAATTCCCTTCGTTTATGGATTGATAATGTTTCTGTTGTCATGACAGCCTAGAGAAAGGAGGTACACCTCCAAGGTTTCTGCTGATTGATGATGGCTGGCAATCAGTTGATATGGACCAGAATGCCAAGCCTAATGACTTTGTACATTCAGCGAAGTAGGTATCAGTAGCTATCACTATTTTTTTAAAAACCTTGAAGGTGAATTTTGATTGAAATCTAAGGATTCTGTTTTCTATTAATTCAGTTTTGCAAATCGTCTGACAAATATCAAGGAAAATTATAAGTTCCAGAAGGATGGAAAGAAGGGTGAAAGACAAGAAGATCCTACTTTGGGCCTTAAACACATTGTTTCAGAAGCAAAAAAGAATCATAATTTGAAGTAAGCTTTTTACCATGGTTTTAGTAGTAATATGCCTTGTTGATTCTGTACTTATCTATGTGTAAACTGTGAATTCAAATGGTGGATATGTGTATCTATTCATACATCTTATGTTTGTCTTAATTGGCCAGGTATGTTTATGTTTGGCATGCTCTTACTGGTTATTGGGGAGGAGTTAAGCATGATGTTGCTGGGATGGAACATTACAATCCAAAGTTGTCCTTCCCTATTCAATCTTATGGGGTTAGTCAGAACCAGCCCGATGAGGCCTTAGATAGCATACAAATGAATGGACTGGGTTTAGTTAATCCAAAAAATGCCTTTCAGTTTTATAACGATCTTCACTCATATCTAGCAAATGCCGGCATTAATGGTGTCAAAGTAGATGTCCAAAATATTATCGAGACATTAGGTGCAGGTCATGGTGGTCGTGTAAAGTTGGCAAGTCAATaccatcaagcattagaggcttcCATTGCTCGTAATTTTCCTGATAATGGCATCATTGCTTGTATGAGTCACAATACTGATGGCCTTTACAGGTAATTTAATAGAATATGAATATATTTTGCTCGGCTAAATTAGTAAGGTTGATTCTTGAACAATTTTGAACTTCTATATTAAAATTGTATCTGATTATTTAAACCGATTTTATAGCTCAAAGCAAACAGCAGTTATACGAGCGTCTGATGACTTCTGGCCAAGGGATCCTGCATCACATACCATTCATATTGCCTCTGTTGCTTACAACAGTGTTTTCTTGGGAGAATTTATGCAGCCAGATTGGGATATGTTTCATGTAAATATGCCATGGGGTTTTTACTTTTAATacattaaattctcatcttatacTTCAAAAGAAGGCAAAGTAGCTAATGGGAATTTTAATTGGCAGTCTCTTCATCCAATGGCTGAATACCATGCCGCTGCACGAGCTGTTGGGGGATGCTCAATATATGTCAGGTAACTTATTGATTGCCCTTGGTAAACAAATGGAGTAAGAACTTTAATTTACACATTCTGTGTAGCCCATGGGACATTGATAGGATATAGGATGTCAAATGAGATTTCTTCTTGTATGCTTTGGTCATCTCCTCTGTTTATACGCAATTTTATCTTAGCTATTTTGCTAATTGGATTAATCCCCATCTTGGTTTGCTATTGACAGTGACAAGCCTGGCCTCCATGACTTTAATTTGTTAAAGAAACTCGTTCTTCCAGATGGATCAGTATTGCGAGCACAGCTTCCCGGAAGGCCTACAAAAGATTGTTTGTTTTCAGATCCAGCGCGTGATGGGAAGAAGTGAGCCTGAATCCAACTTATCTCTTTATCAAGttgctttttttattttatctaaccATGTACTATAGATTCGATCAGTCTGTTTTTATGTTCTTGTGATCAGGTGCCTCTGAGTAATTATTGTTTGCATCTTTTTTAGTACATTCAGATTTAATGTATTCTTTTGCATGTGGTTTCCTTGCAGCTTACTTAAAATCTGGAATTTGAACAAGCACACTGGAGTTCTTGGTGTCTTCAATTGTCAAGGTGCTGGGTGGTGTAGGGTTGACAAAAAAAATACGATTCACGACTCTGACCCAGAAACTATTACATCTAGCATTCGTCCAAATGATGTGGATTATTTGCCAAAGATTGCAGATGAGAATTGGAATGGTGAATCTGTCGTATATTCCCACAAAGGAGGTAGGATATCCTTGTGAAAAAATGCAATACTCTCGCCTAAATTTGTTATATTTTTGTTAGGTCTTATAGCAAGCTTAAATATACATTGTTGACATGTTGTAGGGGAGCTTGTTCGCCTTCCCAGAGGAGCTGCTATGCCGATCACTCTTGAATCCCGAGAATATGAAGTTTTTGCTGTGGTTCCTATTAAGGTTTGTTTGTCATTATTTTATCCATTGATACTTACTTTACTACATTgatttcaaaaatgcaaaaaatataaaataaaatagtaGTAAGTCTGCATTAGGCTTTTTTATGCCCTTCTTAATTAAGGGTTAGTTTACACTGCATCTTGTAAAGGTTGAACCTTTATGCAGTTGGGACTTGATTTATATTGGAATTTTTTTGCCTCCTTGGAGTCAAAATATCTGTTAAGAATTCCTGTTGGGCAATATTTCGATTTGGCCTTATCATGAGGTCTCCCCTGTCGTTTCCTTCTTGATTGTAAATAGATCTCTAGAGAAATTTTCTCTACCTTTTTCTTGTGGGAAACAAGTCACTGCATGTGTTGTAAGTTTTTGTGGAAGTTCACTGCATGTTTTGTAAGTTTTACCGGGGGAGACTGCCATGTAATTTACATATGATTTCATTTTAGGTTATAATTGTTTACTGTCATGTCCTCTTTTTTAATAGGACATGTTTTTTCGGAAATGGCAATCCAGTCATTAGGATGTATCATGGCATCGATGGGTTAGATGTTACACTGAAGTTTTGACTTCTCATCAATGAGGATCATTTACAGTCTTTTTAGGTTATAATTGTTTACTATCATGTTCTCTTTGTTAATAGCACACATATTTTTGGAAATGACAATCCAGCCATCAGGATGCACCATGGCATTGGTGTCTAGATGCTACATTGAAGTTTTGACTTCTCATCAATGAGCATCATTTACAGTCTATTCACTGTACCATCGCCTTTAAATGAATTTAACAACAGTCCTCATTGATGAGAAGTCAAATGTTCAGTTATGCAACTCCCAGCCATAAATGCTATGGTGCATGCTGATAGCTGGATAGCTGTTTCCCATTTTCTCAACGTGTATTCTAATTTTTAGGAGTTCAGGTGCTTGTCCTGGGAGTAATGGTGGCTTATCATTTTGCTTTTGTCATGCCTAAATCTTCCAATTTTGATATTTATTGACCTTACCTGTTAACCACCAATAATATCTTCAACCAAATTTGTCTTGGTAAAGGAATGGTTGTAAGTTGTAACCCTGTTCACTCAAGGCTTTGCTATCTGCGGTTAATATCCACCAACAATATATAgacttccaaacattgatatttaATTGCAACATGTCTGTTTTCTATCGAGTTTGATTATTTCAACTAAAGCTTCCTTATTTGATTAACTGCAGGAGTTAGCCAATGGCATCACTTTTGCTCCTATTGGGCTCATTAAAATGTTCAACTCTGGAGGTGCCATTAGTGCATATGTGTGTGATCCTACTACCACAACGGTAAGTTTGAAGGTCCGAGGATGTGGAGTATTTGGGTTCTATTGTTCCGTGAAGCCAAAGACAATTGGTGTGGATTCCACAGAAACAGAATTCAGCTATCAAGATGAATCTGGTTTGGCTACTTTCACATTGAGAGTACCAGACAAAGATATGTACCTATGGGACATAAGAATTGAGGTCTAGGTAGACTATTTCTTTTATGAATTATATATCATAATGTAGACCATTAGGGTTTTTTGATCTTATATTGGACAAGAGGGATCTCCTTATCTGCTTCCCTTTACAACATATGGAAGATTTGATTGGGAAGCAGTTTTAGTTAAGTTGGAAATCCCAAGACAGATCAAATTACTAGATACCTGATTTCATGTATTTTTATCTTTGGCACCTTCGTAACAAGATTTATAGCATGGTTGTTTGGCATTCAGCTCAAAAATGCCATTTCAAGTATGGGCGTCATAATTAGTTTTCCTATGAGTAGTCTTAGAAATTTATTTAGCAAACGCATAACTGATATGTGCCTATGTTGATGGTAAATTTTGATCTCACATGATTTATAATTTGATGGAGTGGGACCTGCGAGTTGTGTTCAATTTGTCAAGGAGAGGAATTCTAACAAGGGTTGGTCTGGAGAGAGTTTCATGTGACATATTTAGATGCAAACTAGAACACATTTTGGTTTCCATGAGCAAAGGGTGAGTGGACCATCACCCTTTTAAACACCAATTAGATTATGGGAGTTCTATTATATGAAGGGTCCTTACCCTTGATGATCCTTGAGACAAGTGGGAGACAAAGTTTAGGTTGCATATATAGCAGTTACTCACATAGATGTCAGATTTAAACAAGGGATGGATTTGTGTCTACTTGAGGGTACAACCATTTTGATCATTTATAAAACTTTGATTGGGATTATTGCTAGTAGGTTGTTGTGGCAAGGACTCTTATCTTATATAATTGGGTGGAATATGGTTACACTATGTTTGGGAAGTTAACATATTATCACATACCTTCTAAGATTTTTGCCATATTGCATGTTTGGTGGCTCACACCATCAAAACCACCATTCCTTTGtcatgggttggatgttagaggaatgggttggatgttagaccaAATTATTCTTTTCTAGAGGACACCTATGGTAGATATGAAAGCATCTCAATCAACTAGATGGAACAAGCTGAAAAGGAAAGTCCCCCAACACTACTAAGCCAAAACTAACTCAAATTAACAGGATTGGATGTTAGagaaaattattcttttctaaaggGGGACATCTATTGTAGATATGAGAGCACCTCAATCAACTAGATGGAACAAGTTGAAAAGGAAAGTCCCCCAACACTACTAATGCCAAAACCAACTCAAAGTTAAACTTTAATACTAATGAAGAGATTTCACAATTAATCCTATAATGAAATATGTCACAAGTATTTGATTTATATGAATTGCAATAGCATTATGACATACCATGAGGGAGACCTTGGGAAAATCCCTTGCAAAAAACTCTCGAAAAAATATTTATAGCACAATTGGCTTTAGACTTTTACTTGAGCTCAACATTCTCAATCAAGGAGGAAATAATGCAAAACATGATATTCAATTGTAGTGAACAACCTTTGTTGCATATCTCATGAGATTAGTTCAATAAAAAATGAGATTCACGGATCCCATTTTATGCTCTTTAGAATCACTTAAAGAACTACTTGATCTTTAGGCGCTCACACCAAGTTTCAATTGTAATGAGCATGTACAAATTGTTTTTTAGCGTTTGTCCCAAAGCTTCTATTTATAAGCAAGAGAGACAAGCAAAGGAAAACTTATTGTTTCCTCCCACCATTATTTAATGTCCCAAGCACCAATAATCAATACATATAATGCACCCAAGTGCATTGTTGGGATTAGTTAGGATCAAAATGCAAAATATAACCTTCTACAAGGGAAACCAAATTAACACAAATAACAATATATATCATAGACAATGAAGGTGTATGTAATGTAAAAACTAACCTTGCATTTATTGGCAAGGATGATGAAGTGAGAAGGTGGGAGACACCGACTAACTACTCCTCAAAATATGCAAAAGTTTTCATGACCACTTGACAAATGTGAGCAAGTGGTAAGTGTTATACAATAGGTGTTAAATAAAGTGGGGACATATGTCAACCACGAGGTGAAACAAATCTCTTTAAGGCCCTAAGTGGAGACTTAAGCAATGTGAATAGGCCAACTTAGAAAGTGATCGCTAATTAGTTATGTAATGACCTTATTTACACTAACGccccacttaagtgcaacttagggagtgaTGTAAACAATCATGATGATGGGTCTTGACTACTAGGCATGTTACTTACCCATGTCTAATGTAATCTTTcataaaataaagaaagaaagaaaaacttATGGGAATAAACTTTCCTCTAAAAGAGAGAATACAAAAATCCCCTCCATCCCCCATAGGAGAGAAAAGAGAGGCTATATAGCCCCCTAATGATGGAGCCTTCAATGCCATATGTT encodes:
- the LOC131042473 gene encoding probable galactinol--sucrose galactosyltransferase 1 is translated as MTVTPGISVEDGNLMVMGECILSNVHENITVIPASGVGMVNGAFLGATSDFSKSHHVFPIGQLEGLRFMGLFRFKLWWMTQRMGTCGKDVPFETQFLIVEGNGGSPLSTDTIYVVFLPLLEGAFRAVLQGNENNELEFSLESGDPAIETTHGVHSVFVGAGTDPYEVITSAVKAVERRSQTFCHRERKRLPDMLNWFGWCTWDAFYTDVTAEGVKQGLESLEKGGTPPRFLLIDDGWQSVDMDQNAKPNDFVHSANFANRLTNIKENYKFQKDGKKGERQEDPTLGLKHIVSEAKKNHNLKYVYVWHALTGYWGGVKHDVAGMEHYNPKLSFPIQSYGVSQNQPDEALDSIQMNGLGLVNPKNAFQFYNDLHSYLANAGINGVKVDVQNIIETLGAGHGGRVKLASQYHQALEASIARNFPDNGIIACMSHNTDGLYSSKQTAVIRASDDFWPRDPASHTIHIASVAYNSVFLGEFMQPDWDMFHSLHPMAEYHAAARAVGGCSIYVSDKPGLHDFNLLKKLVLPDGSVLRAQLPGRPTKDCLFSDPARDGKNLLKIWNLNKHTGVLGVFNCQGAGWCRVDKKNTIHDSDPETITSSIRPNDVDYLPKIADENWNGESVVYSHKGGELVRLPRGAAMPITLESREYEVFAVVPIKELANGITFAPIGLIKMFNSGGAISAYVCDPTTTTVSLKVRGCGVFGFYCSVKPKTIGVDSTETEFSYQDESGLATFTLRVPDKDMYLWDIRIEV